One genomic segment of Aquipluma nitroreducens includes these proteins:
- a CDS encoding MFS transporter: MQSTNSLAKMTNYRWTIVALLFVATTINYLDRQVLSLTWDEFIMPEFHWNENHYGTITSIFSIVYAVSMLFAGSFVDWLGTKRGFLWAIGVWSVGACMHALCGVVTESWVGLHSAAELAQAVGDVAVLISTVSMYAFIVARIILAIGEAGNFPAAIKVTAEYFPKKDRAYATSIFNAGASVGALIAPLSIPFLAAAYGWEMSFVVIGALGFLWMGFWVFLYKKPEQNKFVNSAELNYILSDRESKDELEMQASAVQEKKVSFIDCFKYKQTWAFAFGKFMTDGVWWFFLFWTPSYLNMQFGIKTSDGLGAALIFTLYALATLSIYGGKLPSIIIKKTGLNPYAARMKAMFIFAFIPLLVLLAQPLGTFSPWFPIILIGFGCAAHQSWSANIFTTVGDMFPKHAIATIIGIGGMAGGVGSMILQKSAGALFVYAGETKMTFLGFEGKPAGYFMVFIFCAVAYLIGWTVMKSLVPKYKPITDL, from the coding sequence ATGCAATCGACCAATAGCCTTGCGAAGATGACGAACTACCGATGGACAATAGTTGCCCTCTTGTTTGTGGCCACAACTATTAATTATCTTGATCGTCAGGTCTTGTCCCTAACCTGGGATGAGTTTATTATGCCCGAATTTCATTGGAATGAAAATCATTACGGAACGATTACTTCCATTTTTTCAATTGTTTATGCCGTTTCAATGTTGTTTGCCGGAAGTTTTGTAGACTGGCTGGGAACTAAAAGAGGATTTTTGTGGGCAATCGGAGTGTGGTCGGTAGGTGCTTGTATGCACGCTCTTTGTGGTGTAGTTACTGAAAGTTGGGTAGGCTTACATTCTGCGGCTGAATTGGCACAGGCTGTTGGTGATGTTGCAGTACTTATTTCCACAGTCAGTATGTATGCCTTTATTGTTGCACGTATTATTTTGGCTATTGGAGAGGCTGGAAACTTTCCTGCTGCCATTAAGGTTACTGCTGAATATTTTCCTAAAAAAGACCGTGCTTATGCTACCAGTATTTTCAATGCCGGTGCTTCTGTCGGTGCGCTAATTGCTCCGCTTTCAATTCCTTTTTTGGCTGCTGCTTATGGTTGGGAAATGTCCTTCGTCGTGATTGGTGCTTTGGGATTTCTTTGGATGGGTTTTTGGGTATTCTTGTATAAAAAACCGGAACAAAATAAATTCGTAAACAGTGCCGAGCTAAATTATATTTTATCCGACAGGGAATCGAAAGATGAGTTGGAAATGCAAGCCTCTGCTGTTCAGGAAAAGAAAGTTTCGTTTATCGATTGTTTCAAGTATAAACAAACCTGGGCATTTGCATTTGGTAAGTTTATGACCGATGGCGTTTGGTGGTTCTTTCTGTTTTGGACTCCATCGTATCTGAATATGCAGTTTGGAATTAAAACATCTGACGGATTAGGTGCAGCTCTTATTTTCACCTTATACGCCCTTGCCACACTTTCAATTTATGGTGGAAAACTACCTTCAATCATTATCAAAAAAACCGGACTGAACCCATATGCCGCTCGCATGAAAGCCATGTTTATTTTTGCATTTATTCCACTTTTGGTTTTGTTGGCTCAACCTTTAGGAACCTTTTCGCCTTGGTTTCCAATTATCCTGATAGGTTTCGGATGTGCGGCTCATCAGTCGTGGTCGGCAAATATATTCACAACGGTTGGCGATATGTTCCCAAAACATGCCATTGCAACAATCATCGGAATTGGTGGAATGGCAGGTGGAGTAGGATCTATGATTCTGCAAAAATCGGCCGGAGCTCTATTCGTTTATGCCGGCGAAACCAAAATGACTTTCCTTGGATTTGAAGGAAAACCTGCTGGTTATTTCATGGTATTCATTTTTTGTGCTGTGGCTTACCTGATTGGCTGGACTGTTATGAAATCATTGGTGCCGAAGTATAAACCGATTACAGATTTATAA
- a CDS encoding tellurite resistance TerB family protein, with product MNFLEHFDHPSRKQDKEHFGHLIQIAMADGKIETSELEMLHRFGSKLGLTATEVDDLLEASIKSAYIPPYELEKRFGQLFDVVKMVFADGKVDNNEMRLATGIALKSGFTEQEIPVLLALLISGIKNGDDEEDLFELYKKRRMVK from the coding sequence ATGAATTTTTTAGAACACTTTGACCATCCAAGCCGAAAGCAAGACAAAGAGCATTTTGGCCACCTTATACAGATTGCAATGGCTGACGGGAAAATAGAAACTTCGGAATTGGAAATGTTACATCGCTTTGGCAGTAAATTGGGGCTAACTGCTACTGAAGTCGATGATTTGCTTGAGGCCAGCATAAAGTCGGCATATATTCCGCCATATGAATTAGAAAAGCGATTTGGGCAACTTTTTGATGTTGTTAAAATGGTTTTTGCCGACGGTAAGGTTGACAATAATGAAATGCGTCTGGCAACAGGAATTGCTTTAAAATCGGGGTTTACAGAACAAGAAATACCTGTTCTTTTGGCTCTGCTGATTAGCGGAATAAAAAATGGGGATGACGAAGAAGATCTTTTTGAGTTGTATAAAAAGCGAAGGATGGTCAAATAA
- a CDS encoding glutathione peroxidase, protein MKKLTLVFGLIILTTVVFSQQSFYDFKVKDIDGKDFDLSSLKGKKVLVVNTASKCGFTPQYKQLQSLFETYGGDKFTIIGFPANNFMSQEPGTNKEIAEFCEKNYGVTFKMMSKISVKGADMNPLYKWLTSKSENGVMDSDVKWNFQKYLIDENGKLVNVYYSKTLPDDEQIVSWIKK, encoded by the coding sequence ATGAAAAAACTCACTTTAGTTTTTGGTTTAATCATATTGACAACCGTTGTTTTCAGTCAGCAATCGTTCTACGATTTTAAGGTAAAAGATATTGATGGAAAGGACTTTGATCTTTCGAGCCTGAAGGGTAAAAAAGTATTGGTTGTAAATACCGCTTCGAAATGTGGATTTACGCCACAGTACAAGCAACTCCAATCGTTGTTCGAAACTTATGGTGGCGATAAATTCACGATTATCGGTTTTCCGGCTAACAATTTTATGAGTCAGGAACCCGGAACCAACAAGGAAATTGCTGAATTCTGTGAAAAAAATTACGGTGTAACTTTCAAAATGATGTCGAAGATTTCAGTAAAAGGAGCCGACATGAATCCATTGTACAAATGGCTTACCAGCAAAAGTGAAAACGGAGTGATGGATTCGGATGTAAAATGGAACTTTCAGAAATATCTGATTGATGAGAATGGTAAACTGGTGAATGTATATTACTCGAAAACATTACCTGATGATGAGCAAATTGTAAGCTGGATTAAAAAATAG
- a CDS encoding DNA polymerase III subunit gamma/tau: MENFIVSARKYRPDTFQTVVGQASITSTLKNAIKNSQLAHAYLFCGPRGVGKTTCARIFAKTINCQNLTADIEPCNECESCLAFNGSRSYNIHELDAASNNSVDDIRNLTDQVRIPPQIGHYSIYIIDEVHMLSQAAFNAFLKTLEEPPRHAIFILATTEKHKIIPTILSRCQIFDFNRIKIGDISSHLKHVATSESVSVESEALNVIAQKADGAMRDALSIFDQIVSFSGRNITYKDVISNLNVLDYDYYFRIVDLFLANDISGSLLLFNEILDHGFDGHHFITGLSSHFRDVMVSKDPVTIQLLEVGGEIREKYKVQATRCDNDFLIGALQIANECDLQYKASQNKRLLVELATIKIAQLTLKKK; the protein is encoded by the coding sequence ATGGAGAATTTTATTGTTTCAGCACGAAAATACAGACCCGATACGTTTCAGACAGTTGTAGGGCAGGCCTCGATTACTTCAACCTTGAAGAATGCGATTAAAAACAGTCAGCTTGCTCATGCCTATTTGTTTTGCGGTCCGCGTGGCGTTGGAAAAACAACTTGTGCACGTATTTTTGCAAAGACAATTAATTGCCAAAACCTGACTGCTGATATTGAACCTTGCAACGAATGCGAATCATGTCTGGCTTTCAACGGAAGTCGTTCATACAACATTCATGAGTTGGATGCCGCATCGAACAACTCGGTTGACGATATTCGTAACCTGACTGATCAGGTTCGCATTCCGCCACAGATTGGGCATTACAGCATTTATATCATCGATGAGGTTCACATGCTGTCGCAGGCTGCGTTTAATGCGTTCCTGAAGACTCTCGAAGAACCGCCTCGCCATGCCATTTTTATTTTGGCAACCACCGAAAAGCATAAAATTATTCCAACCATTTTATCGCGTTGCCAGATTTTCGATTTTAACCGGATCAAAATTGGCGATATATCAAGCCACTTGAAACATGTAGCTACCAGCGAAAGTGTTTCGGTTGAAAGCGAGGCCTTAAATGTGATTGCTCAAAAGGCTGATGGAGCGATGAGAGATGCCCTGTCGATTTTCGATCAGATCGTAAGTTTTTCGGGACGGAACATTACCTATAAAGATGTCATTTCGAACCTGAATGTGCTTGATTACGATTATTATTTCCGGATAGTCGATTTGTTCCTTGCCAATGATATTTCCGGAAGTTTGCTGCTTTTCAACGAGATTCTCGATCACGGGTTTGATGGTCACCATTTCATTACTGGTCTGAGTTCGCATTTCCGCGACGTGATGGTATCCAAAGATCCGGTAACCATTCAGTTGCTTGAAGTAGGTGGAGAAATCAGGGAAAAGTATAAAGTTCAGGCAACCCGCTGCGACAACGATTTTTTGATTGGCGCTTTGCAGATTGCCAACGAATGCGACCTTCAATACAAAGCCAGTCAGAATAAACGGTTGTTGGTTGAACTGGCTACCATAAAAATAGCGCAACTGACCTTAAAAAAAAAATAG
- a CDS encoding ferritin translates to MIKKEVLDALNEQINAESYSAFMYLSMAAYFENMGLSGFANWMKVQYQEEAAHALKFFNYVTDRGGRVVLKAIDQVPVDFDGIVDVYEKTLAHENHVTGLINNLMNVAIAASDHASQSFFKWFVDEQVEEEANVEKILATLKLINGQGNGIFMMDRELGQRVFVDPNAAV, encoded by the coding sequence ATGATTAAGAAGGAAGTTTTAGATGCGCTGAATGAACAGATTAATGCTGAATCCTATTCTGCATTTATGTATTTGTCGATGGCTGCTTATTTCGAGAATATGGGGCTTTCAGGTTTTGCCAACTGGATGAAAGTGCAATATCAGGAAGAAGCTGCGCATGCCTTAAAATTCTTTAACTATGTAACAGACCGCGGAGGAAGAGTTGTTTTGAAAGCAATAGATCAGGTACCGGTTGATTTTGACGGCATTGTTGATGTTTACGAAAAGACCTTGGCTCACGAAAATCATGTTACTGGTTTAATTAATAATTTGATGAATGTAGCTATTGCGGCCAGCGACCACGCCTCGCAGAGCTTTTTTAAGTGGTTTGTCGATGAGCAGGTTGAGGAAGAAGCTAATGTGGAAAAAATTCTGGCAACACTAAAGCTCATCAATGGTCAGGGTAATGGTATTTTTATGATGGATCGTGAATTAGGACAGCGTGTTTTTGTTGATCCAAATGCGGCAGTTTAA